The genomic interval CCCGCCGATGTCCGTCCTGATCAGGGGCGGCGTGCTCATGGGAGGAGCCCTGTTTCTGGGTGCGTGGCTGCAACAGTTCGGTCTGTGTTACACAACGGCGGGCAAGGCCGGCTTCATCACCGGGTTGTACGTGGTTTTTGTGCCGCTGATCGGCATCTTCCTCGGTCACCGCTATGGCATTGGGACCTGGGCCGGAGCGGGCCTTGCCATCGCCGGCATGTACATGCTGAGCGTGACCGAGAGCATGACCATGGACAAGGGAGACGCGCTGGTCCTCATGTCGGCATTTTTCTGGGGCGTGCATGTACTCCTCATCGGCAACCTGACCGGCGGGCTTGCAGCCGTGGACGCCATCAAGCTGGCTGCAATCCAGTTCGCTTTCTGCAGCCTGATCAGCCTGGCCGGAGCCGCGGCCTTTGAAGAAATCACTCTGGTCGGCCTGTGGGCCGGCATCATCCCCATTCTTTACGGCGGGCTCATGAGTGTCGGCGTGGCCTACACCCTGCAGGTTGTGGCCCAGCGCGACGCCCGCCCGGCTCCGGCAGCCATCATCCTGAGCCTCGAAGCGGTCTTTGCGGCCGTGGCCGGCTGGATGCTGCTGGGCGAAATCCTCACCACCCAGGCCCTTATCGGCTGCGCGCTGATGCTCGGCGGCATGATCTGGTCCCAAGCCAGACCCTGATCTCCATCGAACCGCGCTGGTCGGCAATCCTGCCGGGGCGACAGCCTTGAATTAAAGCCCGCTACTGTTTTGAGACGCAAAAGCGGCCATGCATGACGCATGGTCCCGTGCAGGCATGCTTAAACCATGTTGGCGGCACGAAACAGACTTGCCCTTGTCTGACCCGACCCTATGCACGAAGCAACAACCGCATGACGCAAGCCACCAACGACGACCTGGAAAAAAGGCTCGCCCAAGCCATGGCCGCCTTGGAGACGAGCGAAGCGTGATACCGCGACCGCTTTGATCACTCCCCGGTCGGAGTGTACCGCAGATCCCTGTCGGGCAGGTCAGCCCCTGCTACTCGGAGGCAATCTGGCCGAGGATGACGAGGGCAATCTGCTGACCAGCCTCAAGATGCTGCAAAAACTCGGGCACACGGTGACTGCGGTCATGAATGGTCAGGAAGCCCTGGACGCACCGGCCCGGCAGGATTTCGACCTGATCTTCATGGACATCCAGATGCCTGTCCTGGACGGCGTCGAGGCGACCAGAATCATCCGCAAGTCAAGGGAACTCGGCGACAAGGCCGCAATCCCCATCATCGCCATGACTGCCTATGCCATGGCCGGAGACAGGGAGACCTTTCTTCAGGCCGGCATGACCGACTATCTGGCCAAGCCGGTAAGCAGGGACGCCCTGATTCAGGCTATCGAAAAGACAATGTCCGCCGGTTCCTGACAAACCG from Deltaproteobacteria bacterium HGW-Deltaproteobacteria-18 carries:
- a CDS encoding EamA family transporter, coding for MNSRAIRANLFLLLTALIWGAAFVAQRMGMDHMGPLTFNGVRFALGALALLPLIANMDRRRTTVAPPMSVLIRGGVLMGGALFLGAWLQQFGLCYTTAGKAGFITGLYVVFVPLIGIFLGHRYGIGTWAGAGLAIAGMYMLSVTESMTMDKGDALVLMSAFFWGVHVLLIGNLTGGLAAVDAIKLAAIQFAFCSLISLAGAAAFEEITLVGLWAGIIPILYGGLMSVGVAYTLQVVAQRDARPAPAAIILSLEAVFAAVAGWMLLGEILTTQALIGCALMLGGMIWSQARP